A window of Candidatus Hydrogenedentota bacterium contains these coding sequences:
- the hemG gene encoding protoporphyrinogen oxidase, protein MRLETRVAVLGGGVTGLCTAHFLSKTLGAENVRLLEASDYIGGTTRTENINGLLCDWGPNGFLNREPLTLDWIDDLGLTHELIAANEAAARRFIFKNGKLVEIVGPPRFLVSSLLSPAGRARLFCEPFIKQRTSDEPETIWNFAARRIGAEAADTLVSAMVLGVFGGDAKQLSLAHCFPRMAAMEREFGTLFKALMAKRRQSSGASPMGPGGVLTTFQQGIGRLPEYAAQSMRAQIVAEARVSSLTRDNGVFRIRTDRDDCVEAEKVVMAIPAYEAAKAVQNLVPAAAKELARIAYADIAVLCTAYRREQVGHSLDGFGFLVPPSQGKQVLGCLWTSSIFPHQAPNGMVLLRTMVGGYANPAPVKWSDSELLALLDREIHPLLDVHGSPEFVRIFRHIRGIPQYLLHHGESLAAVEAAERECPGLVFAGNAFRGVGLNDCVVSAHRAVDLLSK, encoded by the coding sequence ATGAGACTTGAAACTCGCGTAGCCGTCCTCGGGGGAGGAGTGACGGGTCTCTGCACTGCACATTTCCTCTCCAAGACATTGGGGGCGGAGAATGTGCGCCTCCTCGAAGCATCCGATTACATCGGAGGCACCACCCGCACAGAGAACATCAATGGTCTGCTTTGCGATTGGGGACCGAACGGATTCCTGAATCGCGAGCCGTTGACCCTCGATTGGATCGATGACCTGGGCCTCACGCATGAGCTGATTGCCGCAAACGAGGCCGCTGCGCGACGATTCATCTTCAAGAACGGGAAGCTGGTCGAAATTGTAGGTCCGCCAAGGTTCCTTGTTTCGTCACTGTTATCTCCGGCTGGGCGTGCACGGTTGTTCTGCGAGCCGTTCATCAAGCAGAGAACATCCGACGAGCCCGAGACAATCTGGAATTTCGCGGCGCGGCGTATCGGCGCAGAGGCGGCCGACACGCTCGTCAGCGCCATGGTCCTCGGAGTGTTTGGTGGAGACGCGAAGCAACTTTCCCTCGCACACTGCTTCCCGCGGATGGCTGCAATGGAAAGGGAATTCGGGACTCTGTTCAAAGCCCTGATGGCGAAACGGCGTCAGTCTTCCGGGGCAAGTCCCATGGGACCCGGCGGGGTGCTTACGACATTCCAACAGGGGATCGGACGCCTGCCGGAGTATGCGGCTCAGTCGATGCGGGCACAGATCGTTGCTGAAGCCCGTGTGTCGTCGTTGACGCGCGACAACGGCGTCTTTCGCATACGCACGGATCGCGACGATTGCGTGGAAGCCGAGAAGGTAGTCATGGCTATTCCCGCGTACGAGGCGGCGAAGGCCGTGCAGAATCTTGTCCCGGCTGCGGCCAAGGAACTTGCGCGCATTGCCTACGCGGACATTGCTGTCTTGTGTACGGCGTATCGACGCGAACAGGTCGGCCATTCGCTGGATGGTTTCGGGTTCCTCGTTCCTCCCAGTCAGGGCAAACAGGTTCTGGGTTGCCTTTGGACTTCGTCAATCTTTCCCCATCAGGCCCCGAATGGCATGGTGCTATTACGGACGATGGTGGGCGGATACGCCAATCCCGCGCCGGTGAAATGGAGCGATTCCGAACTCCTGGCGCTGCTAGACCGAGAGATTCATCCGCTACTGGATGTTCACGGCAGCCCGGAATTCGTGCGCATATTCCGCCATATTCGAGGGATTCCGCAGTACTTGCTCCACCACGGGGAGTCCTTGGCCGCCGTTGAGGCCGCTGAACGGGAATGCCCGGGGCTGGTATTTGCAGGCAATGCCTTCCGGGGCGTCGGACTCAACGACTGTGTGGTTTCCGCCCATCGAGCCGTCGACCTGCTCTCCAAATAG